In Armatimonadota bacterium, the genomic window ACCCGCCGTGCAGCGCACCCGGCCGCAGGCCAAACCGGGCCAGGAAGGCGGTGAGACCGTCCGCCAGGCGCGTGCGGCCCAGGTAGCTCAACACCCCGAAGCGGACGGTCTCCCGGCAGGGAAACGCCCAGGCATATCCGTCGCGCACCTCCGGAAGGAAGTAGAAATGGAGTCCCGGCGGAAACGGGGTCGCAAGCTCCGTCTCGATCCCGAAGGCCCTCAGGCGTCGCCTCACGGCGTGGCTGGCTAGGGCCGCCCGCCACCCGGTGGCGTCGATCAGGAGCCGGCCGGCCACCGCGCCGTCCCGGGTCAGCACCGTTCGGCCGTGCCGCCGCAGGACCGCGCTCTGACGGAAGACGGCCACGGTGCGGGCGAAGGCCTGCTGGCAGAACCCCGCATAGTCGAAGGTACAGAACGGCTCGGGCAGCGGCCACACCGTCTCCCGGCGGGGGGTATGCAGGACGAGGGCGTCGTGCACCTGGAGGACGGCGGCCTCCGCGCCCATGGCCCGGACGATCCCTACCGGCGCGGCGCAGGCCGAGGTCTGCCCGGCGCCCAGGGGAGACCGGTCCAGCAGCAGGACCCGGCCCCGCAGCCGCTGCGCCGCGGCCAGGCCGCCGAAACTGGCCCCGGCGATGACGGCGTCCCAGATCATTCCACGGGTTTGGCGTACTCGAAGGTGAGCGGCCCCTTGTAGGGGGGCACGGTGAGGGCGTCCCGGCGGAAAATGTGGATCGTCAGCCCCAGCGCCCGCAGCCCTTCAATCAGGCCGCCCCGGATCTTCAGGGCGCCTTCCAGTGTGGCCGGATCGCCGATGGCCACGATCTCGAAGGGACCCGTCAGCCGCTGGAGGTTGACGACGATGGTCCCGCCGACCTGATTCAGCCCGGTCGTGGCGCTGATGCGCTGGCCATTGACGGCGATCGCCTCGGCGCCGGCGGCCCACAGTTCGTTGACCACGGCGACGATGTCCTGGTAGTTGACGACCACGGGCGTGGGGCCTTTGGGCGGTGTCTTCGGATCGGCCAGACGGACAATGACCCCCGGTCCGCGCATCGCCTTCAGACCGAGGGCCACCCGCAGGGTCTCCAGTTCGCGCCCCATCGCCTCCTGCAGGCTGCGTCCCTCGCTGGCCGCCCGTTCGTAGGTCTCCAGCTGTCGACGCAACTCGGTGACCTGGGATTCCAGCGAAAGCCGCGCCTCGCGCTCTTCGCGGAGCAGCGTGGCCAGGGCATAGACGTTCCGCGTCGGCACCGGCACCTGGGAGGTGAGGGTCCGGCCGGCCCGGCTCTGGATGACGACGAGAAACCCCAGGGCCACCATGGTCAGTGTCATGGCCAGGCGCCAGAAGGTCAGGCCGGGACGGAGGGTCATTCCTGCCATACGCTTCCCCTGCCCAGCAGCGCCTCCAGTTCGCCGCGCAACTCCGGGGTAGCGCTCACCCGCACCTCGCGCGCGTCCAGGACGACTTCCCGCCCGGCACTGACCAGGTGCAGGACCACGGGATCCCCGCCCCGGCGGCGGCCCAGGAGGTCGCGGAGTCGCTGCAGCCCTTCTTCGCCGCACTGCGCCGTGTCCACGCGCAGGTGCAGGCTGCGGGACGGCGGCTCCTCCTCCGCTCCCTGGTCCTCCGGCGTGCCGGGACGCACAGCGCCGTTGCCCGACTCGGGCGCCACCAGCGGTTCCACCTCCTCCGCCTCCTCCAGGGGCAGGATGGCGTCGGCCAGGACCTTGGCCTGCTGCTCGGCGACGTCGAGCCTGCCGCGCACCACCACCACCGCGTCGCGCTTGAGCAGGAAGTGCACCTGTTCATAGGTCTTGGGGAAGACGATCACTTCCGCGCTGGCGGTGAGGTCTTCCAGGGTGACGAAGGCCATGGCCGATCCACTCTTCGTCGTGGTGCGTTTCACCCCCGTGATGATGCCGCCGACCACCACCGGGGTCCTGTCCGGCAGTTCGGCGAGGTGCCGCAGGGCGACGTTCACCCGCGCGCTCAGCTGGGCGTGGACATGGCGCAGCGGATGGTCGGAGATGTACAGACCGAGCATCTCCTTCTCCATCTGCAGCAGCTCCTCCCGGGAGAACTCCTCGACCTGGAGGGCGGATTCCCCGGCCGCGGGCGCCAGTTCGAAGAGGCCGGTCTGGCCCGAGGCGCGCTCCCGCTGCGCCCGCTGGGCCCGGTCCATGGCGCTGTCCAGCAGCGCCAGCATCTGGGCGCGCCCGCCGAGCCGGTCCAGCGCGCCGGCCTTGATCAGGCTCTCCAGCACCCGCTTGTTCACGGCGCGGGGATCGACGCGCTCCAGCAGGTCGAGCAGGCTGGTGAACGGCCCGCCGTGCTTGCGGGCCTGGAGGATGGCCTCCACCGCCCCCAGCCCCACGTTCTTCACCGCGGCCAGCCCGAACCGGATGGCATCGCCCACCACGGTGAAGGTCTCGAAGGATTCGTTGACGTCGGGGGGGAGGACGTCGATGCCCATCCGCTGGGCTTCGGTCACGGCGGCGGCGACCTTCTCGGCGTTGCCGGCCTCGCTGCTGAGCACCGCCGCCATGTACTCCACCGGGTAGTTGGCCTTCAGGTAGGCGGTGTAGTAGGCGATGAGGCCGTAGCAGGCGGCGTGCGCCCGGTTGAACCCGTAGCGGGCGAAGGGCTCGAACAGTTCGAAGATCGCCTCGGCGGTGGGGAGGGGCACGCCGCGGTTGACGCACCCGGCGATGAACTTGGCCCGTTGCTGCTGGAGCTTGTCGCGGATCTTCTTGCCGATGGCGTAGCGCAGGACGTCGGCCTCGGCGGAGGAGAAGCCGGCCACGGCCTGGGCCACAGCCATGACGTCTTCCTGGTAGACCATCACCCCGTAGGTCTCCCGCAGGACCGGTTCCATGGCCGGGTGAAGCACGGTAGGCGGTTCCAGGCCGTGCTTGCGGCGGATGTAGCTGGGGATGTTCGCCATCGGGCCGGGCCGGAACAGGGCGACCATGGCCATGATGTCCTGGATGCTGGTCGGACGCAGCTCCTTGAGGTAGCGGGTCATCCCCGCGCCTTCCAGCTGGAAGACCCCCACGGTCTCGCCCGCGGAGAGCAGGTCGTAGGTCTTCCGATCGTCCAGCGGAATGGCCGCCAGGTCGATGGTCACCCCCCGCGTCTTCCGGATGATGGTCATCGCCCGGTCCAGGATGGTCAGGTTGGCCAGCCCCAGGAAGTCCATCTTCAGCAGGCCGATCCGCTCGACCGCCGTCATGTCGTACTGGGTCATGGGCATGACCGCGGTCTCCCCTTCGCCCGGCCGGCCCGCCCCTTGCCCCTCGGCCTTCGTGGCCCGCTGCAGCGGGACGTGATCGGTGAGCGGATCGCGCGAGATGATGATGCCCGCGGCGTGGGTGCTGGCGTGGCGAGCCACGCCTTCCAGCTTGCGGGCCAGGTCCAGCAGGCGCCGGATCTGCGGATTCTCCCCGGCCGCACGCTGCAGCTCGGGCTCGCCCCGCACCGCCTCTTCCAGGGAAGTCCCGAAGGGGATGAGTTTGGCGATGCGGTCCACCTCGCCGTAGGGCAGCCCCATGACGCGGCCCACATCCCGCACGGCCTGCCGCGCGCCCATCGTGCCGAAGGTGATGATCTGGGCCACGTGGTCCGCCCCGTACTTGTCCACCACGTAGCGGATGACCTCGTCCCGCCGGCTGTCCATGAAGTCCACGTCGATGTCCGGCATGGTCACGCGCTGGGGGTTCAGGAACCGCTCGAAGGGGAGCCGGTAGGCGAGCGGGTCGACGTCGGTCACATTCAGCGCGTAGAGCACCAGGCTGCCCGCGGCGGAGCCCCGCACGGTGGTGAGGATGCCCCGGCGCTTGGCGAAGTTCACGAAGTCGGCGACGATCAGGAAGTAGGCGGCGTATCCCATCCGCCCGATGATGGAGAGCTCCTCCTCGAGCCGCTGCCGCACCCCCGGCGTTACGGACGCGTAGCGCCGCTGCAGTCCGGCTTCGCAGAGGTTGCGCAGGTAGGAGTCCACGGTCTCCCCCGCCGGCACGGGGAAGTGGGGCAGCTTCACGGCGCCCAGCTCCACCTCCACCTGCGCCCGCTCGGCGACCTCCAGGGTGGCCCGCAGCGCCTGGGGCAGCTCGGCGAAGACCCGGGCCATCTCTTCTCCCGACTTCAGGTAGAACTCCGGCGTGGCCCCCATCCGCGGCTTGTCGGCGGCATCCAGATTGACATTCATCTGGATGCACATCAGGGCGTCCTGGGCGTCGGCATCGCCCTGCTCCACGTAGTGGACGTCGTTCGTGGCGATCAGCGGCAGCGCCAGGGCCCGGCTCAGTTCGCGCATCGCGGCGATGTGTTCCCGCTGTTCAGGAAGGCCGTGGAACTGGACTTCGAGATAGAAGTTGCCCGGGCCGAAGATCTCACTGTAGCGGCCCGCAAGGTCGCGGGCCGCGGCCATGTCCCCGCGCAGGACGGCCTGGGCGATCTCTCCCTTCAGGCACCCGGACAGCCCGATGAGCCCCGCGCTGTGGCGGGCCAGCAGATCCTTGTCGATCCGCGGCTTGTAGTAGAACCCGTCCAGGTGCGCGGCCGTGGTGAGCCGGATCAGGTTGCGGTAGCCTTCGGCGTTCGTCGCCAGCAGGACCAGGTGGAAGGCGTTGCCGTCCAGCTTGGGATCCCGGTCGGCCAGCGTGCGCGGCGCGACGTAGGCCTCCACCCCGATGATCGGCGTGATCCCGGCCTCCCGGGCCCTGGTGTAGAACTCCACCACCCCGTACATCGCCCCGTGGTCCGTGATGGCGATGGCCGGCATCTCCAGCTGCCGCGCCCGGGCGATGAGGGGGGCAATCCGGCTGTGGCCGTCCAGCAGGGAGTACTCCGTATGGAGGTGACAGTGTACGAATGGGGTGGGCATGCCACCGAAGACCCTCACACCGGATTCTCGGTCATTGTAGCAGCCCCCTGCGCCGAGGGGAACGCGGCGCGGGGGGCCGCTACCGGGCGGTCCCGCGCGGGCGCGGGGCGGTCCCCTCCTGCGCCACCTCGAGCACCGTCGCTTCCAGGATGCCCAGCGCCTCCTCCAGCTGCGCATCGCTGATGACCAGCGGCGCAAGGAGGCGCACGACGTTGTTGAAGAGGCCGGCCCGCAGCAGCAGCACCCCCCGGTGCATGGCGCGCCGGATCACCTCCAGCGTTTCGCGCGGGGCGGGTTCCTTGGTCGCCCGGTCCCGGACGAGCTCCAGGGCCACCATCGCCCCCAGTCCGCGCACGTCCCCGACCAGTGCCGCCTTTTCCTGCA contains:
- a CDS encoding DUF881 domain-containing protein, with protein sequence MTLRPGLTFWRLAMTLTMVALGFLVVIQSRAGRTLTSQVPVPTRNVYALATLLREEREARLSLESQVTELRRQLETYERAASEGRSLQEAMGRELETLRVALGLKAMRGPGVIVRLADPKTPPKGPTPVVVNYQDIVAVVNELWAAGAEAIAVNGQRISATTGLNQVGGTIVVNLQRLTGPFEIVAIGDPATLEGALKIRGGLIEGLRALGLTIHIFRRDALTVPPYKGPLTFEYAKPVE
- a CDS encoding DNA polymerase III subunit alpha → MPTPFVHCHLHTEYSLLDGHSRIAPLIARARQLEMPAIAITDHGAMYGVVEFYTRAREAGITPIIGVEAYVAPRTLADRDPKLDGNAFHLVLLATNAEGYRNLIRLTTAAHLDGFYYKPRIDKDLLARHSAGLIGLSGCLKGEIAQAVLRGDMAAARDLAGRYSEIFGPGNFYLEVQFHGLPEQREHIAAMRELSRALALPLIATNDVHYVEQGDADAQDALMCIQMNVNLDAADKPRMGATPEFYLKSGEEMARVFAELPQALRATLEVAERAQVEVELGAVKLPHFPVPAGETVDSYLRNLCEAGLQRRYASVTPGVRQRLEEELSIIGRMGYAAYFLIVADFVNFAKRRGILTTVRGSAAGSLVLYALNVTDVDPLAYRLPFERFLNPQRVTMPDIDVDFMDSRRDEVIRYVVDKYGADHVAQIITFGTMGARQAVRDVGRVMGLPYGEVDRIAKLIPFGTSLEEAVRGEPELQRAAGENPQIRRLLDLARKLEGVARHASTHAAGIIISRDPLTDHVPLQRATKAEGQGAGRPGEGETAVMPMTQYDMTAVERIGLLKMDFLGLANLTILDRAMTIIRKTRGVTIDLAAIPLDDRKTYDLLSAGETVGVFQLEGAGMTRYLKELRPTSIQDIMAMVALFRPGPMANIPSYIRRKHGLEPPTVLHPAMEPVLRETYGVMVYQEDVMAVAQAVAGFSSAEADVLRYAIGKKIRDKLQQQRAKFIAGCVNRGVPLPTAEAIFELFEPFARYGFNRAHAACYGLIAYYTAYLKANYPVEYMAAVLSSEAGNAEKVAAAVTEAQRMGIDVLPPDVNESFETFTVVGDAIRFGLAAVKNVGLGAVEAILQARKHGGPFTSLLDLLERVDPRAVNKRVLESLIKAGALDRLGGRAQMLALLDSAMDRAQRAQRERASGQTGLFELAPAAGESALQVEEFSREELLQMEKEMLGLYISDHPLRHVHAQLSARVNVALRHLAELPDRTPVVVGGIITGVKRTTTKSGSAMAFVTLEDLTASAEVIVFPKTYEQVHFLLKRDAVVVVRGRLDVAEQQAKVLADAILPLEEAEEVEPLVAPESGNGAVRPGTPEDQGAEEEPPSRSLHLRVDTAQCGEEGLQRLRDLLGRRRGGDPVVLHLVSAGREVVLDAREVRVSATPELRGELEALLGRGSVWQE